GATGTTGTCGCCTTAACCCTCGATTTGCCGGAGTATGGCTTATTACGTGGGCAGGTCGGAACCGTTGTCGAGTTGCTCGCTGACGGTCAGGCCTTTGAGGTTGAGTTCAGCGATCGCGACGGTCGCACCTACGAGTCAGTTGGGTTACCGCCGGAGCAGATCATGGTGCTCCATTTTGAGCCTGCATCACCGAATCATCAGCGCACGATGGCCACAGTTTAAGCCATGCCGGAGAAGCGGCAACCAAAAATTCAAAATTCAAAGCTTGTCCTCGCGAAGGCGGGGATTCAAAATTCAAAATTCAAAACTCAAAATTCAAAACTCAAAACTCAAAACTCAAAACTCAAAACTCAAAACTCAAAACTCAACCCTTCACCTTTCCCAAAGCTTTCCTAAACCTGAATAACCTCTCCCGGCTCAGAACTATATCCTGATGTCGTTACCGGAATGGAAACCTGCCCATGCGCCCCGCCGCCCACTTCCTCCACCTCGCTGATTTCCTCATTTCGGAGGCCAGGTATTCTGGAAGTAATCCTGATTTCTTGAAGAGCAATCCCCCTGAGACCCAATGCCCTTAAATCTAACCATCGAATATCCTGACACCTTGCCGGATGCCCTAGGTCGCACCCGTGACCAGTTTGAGCAGGAAGCCAAATGGGCAATGGCGGTCAAGCTATTTGAGTTGAAGCGGTTATCTTCTGGCATGGCGGCCTCTCTAATCGGAGTCGATCGCATCACCTTGAACTCACCAACACTTTCAGCCTGCTGTTGATCGAGGAGTCGCTCTAACCAGATATTGGTGTCAATCAGATACATCGCGGCTCCAGTCATCTACAGTTTCTTGCTGTAGGCTCAGGCTGGTGTATTGCTCCCGGTAGGCACTCATCGCCCCCGCCCAGTCTTGCTGGAGATAGCGCTGGGGCCGATGCTGGTACTGCTGGAGCAGGTTGGTCAGATAGGCGATCGCTTGCTGCTGCGCCTGCGGTGGGAGATTTTGAATTTCGTGCAAGATGGGATGCATGGGGCCAGAATTGCTAAAGGTGTCTTGAATCCACTTCCATTCTGCCCGAAAGCCTCAGCCCCGTCCTATTTCCCTGTCCCGGCACTCACCATCCCGCGCTCATTCTTCCCTTACCTTCACCCTCCACTCAAAGTTCGTCCCTTCACCCTTTACCCTTCGCCCTTTCCCGCTTTCCAAAGCTTTCCTAACCCTGCATAAGCTCTCCCGGCTCAGAGCTATATCCTGATGTCGTCCCCGGAAGGAAAACCTGTCCATGCGCCCCGCCGCTCATCTCCTCAGCCTCGCCACCCTCACCGCCCTGTTTATTCCTGTTATCCAGGTCGCTGCCACCCAGATTCCGGAGACATTTCAAAAGCCTCAAGATCCAGAGCAACCACAAGGCAATCCATTACTCCTAGATCAACAGCCCCTCTCAGAACGTCAGGCAGAGGCGAACAGATTACGTCAGCAAGGTTTTGAACAGTACAAAGCCAGACAGTTTCAGGCAGCACGTGAGTCCCTAGAGCAAGCGCTGGTCATTTATCGAGATTTGGAAGACCGGAAACGAGAAGGACAAATGCTGGGCAGTTTAGGGATTATCCACAGCAATCTAGGGCAATATCGACAGGCCATTAGCTATTACGAGCAGCAACTGTTGGTTACCCGCGAAATTGGCGATCGCGTAGGAGAGAGTGATGCTCTCGGCACCTTGAGCAATGTGTACCAAACTTTGGGAGACGATCAACAGGCGATTAACTTGCTGGAACAAGCGTTATCTGTTGCTCGGGAAATTGGCGATCGTCTGAGAGAAGGAAGTTCTCTTAATGGGCTAGGGGTTGCCTACAAAGATCTTGGTAATTATTGGCAGGCCATCGCCTTCTATGAGCAAGCTTTGGCAATTTATCGCGAAATTGATGAACTTTTCGGTGAAGCAGAAGTTCTAGGAAATCTGGGTGTAGCTTACGGACTGCTGGGCGATCATCGACAAGCAATTAACCTCCACGAGCAGCAGCTAGCCCTTCACGAGCAGCAGCTAGCAATCACTGGCGACATCTATCATCACCGTGGATTAGGACGTGCTCTTAGCAGTTTAGGCAATGCTTACTACAGTCTTGGCAACTATCAACAAGCTATTGGTTTTTATGAGCAAGGATTAGCTGTTAAACGTCAAACTGGCGATCGCCACGGCGAAGGAAACACCCTGGCAAATTTAGGTAGACTATTTGACGCCCAAGAACAGCCTGAATTGGCCATTGTTTTTCTTAAGGCTTCGGTCGAAGTACGCGAGTCCATTCGCAGTGGTATGCGAGACCTCGATCCAGACCTACAAAAATCTTATTTAGATACTGTAGCGAGCACATATCGCCTGCTAGCTGACCTCCTTCTCCAACAAGACCGCATTATGGAAGCCCAGCGGGTACTGGACTTGCTGAAGGTGCAGGAACTCGACGACTACATTCGCGGCGTTGAGCGTACCAGCGAAACCGAAGCAGGGGTTGACTTTCTGCGGCCTGAGGAGACGATTTTGGCCCGGTACGATGCTTTGCAAGAATCCGCCATTGCTGCTGGCCAAGAACTCGAAGACCTCAAGGCTATTCCCCGAGAACAACGTAGTGAAGAGCAGGTACAGCGCATTGCCCAACTCACGGACTTACTGGACGACATCAACGGCGACTTCCGCGACTTTGCCCGCAGTCCCGAAATTCTCAAGCTGATTGATGAATTGAACTTCGAAGCTCGGGAAGCCAGCCTCAGTCTCAATCAACTCGATCGCCTTCGCGACGAACTCCAGCAGCTCAACGCCGCCATCTTCTATCCCCTCATCCTGGACGATCGCCTGGAGTTGGTGATTACCGTGCCCGACTCGCCCCCGCTGCGACGAACTGTTCAGGTGTCTCGCGAGGAGCTAAACGCGGCAATTCTAGAATTCCGCACCGCACTCACCCACCCAGGTTCTGACGCGGAAACGCCTGCCCAACAGCTTTACGACTGGCTGATCCGTCCTCTGGAAGCTGACTTAGGGGCAGCCGGAGTCGAAACCCTCATCTACTCCCCCGATGGGCAACTGCGCTACATTCCCCTCGCTGCCCTGCATGACGGTGAGCAATGGCTGATCCAGCAGTACCGCATCAACAACATCACCGCCGAATCTCTCACCGACCTGACCGAGAGCGATACCCCTCAGCCCAGCATTCTGGCTGCTGCCTATGCGGACCCCTCCCTGATCCATGAGCCGGAGGTGAACGGCACCTCTTATACATTTCAGGGCTTACCCGGTGCCGGGGCCGAAGTCGCCACCCTCCCCACCGAGACCAAATTCCTCGACGAAGCCTTTAGCCTGGATTCGGTGCGGCCATTGATGGACGAGTACAGCATTCTGCACTTTGCCACCCATGCCGCCTTCGTTCCCGGCGTACCCGAAGATTCCTTCATTCTGTTTGGCAATGGCGACACGCCCACCCTGCGAGATGTGGAAGACTGGTCGTTGAACGGCGTTGAGCTGGTGGTGCTGAGCGCTTGCGAAACCGGGGTGGGCGGCCTGGGCAACGGCGAAGAAATTTTGGGACTGGGCTATCAGTTTCAGGTGAGTGGGGCTAGGGCGGTGATGTCGTCCCTGTGGAAAGTCAGTGACCAGGGCACCCAGGTCTTGATGACGGAGTTTTACGCTGCCCTCGGTCAGGGCATGACCAAGGCGGAGGCCCTGCAGCGAGCCCAGCAGGCGTTGATCGCCAATGACCTCAGTCTGGTCGGCGGTGGGCGCGGCACCATTGATGTCATTAGCACCGAAACCGGACAACCCCTCACCGGCAACAATCTCAGCCATCCCTACTACTGGGCATCGTTTATCCTCATTGGCAACGGGTTGTGAGCTTTCACTCCTTCGACAAGGGACGTTGGCCGAGCGGCTGGTCCTGAGCCCTGTTGAGGGAAGTCGAGGCTATGCTCAGTGACCCAGCTTCGATGTCGCTCAGCCATCGTTTTCTGAACAGAGTCGAAGCTATCCACCTGGCAAGTGATGTGACTGACATTGAGCGAAGCGGTATCAGGATAATTTGCGAGTCTCCCCATGCGTTTTCAAAAATTCCATGATTTCTTCGTAGAAAGGTTTACCCTGGCCGCGGCTGTCGGTAGCGGTTGCTAGCAGGGCCAACGTTTCGACAAACGATTCGCGCACCGATTCCATCACGATCGCCATCAGGGGAGCAAGGTCGTCTTGCGATCGCTGCCCCTGAATAATCGCCTCTAGGTATCGCTGGCGTTGCTGGGTAGGAATAATCGCAATCGGAAATCCGGCCCGCATCAGGAGTAAATTCATCAGCAGTCGTCCGGTGCGCCCATTCCCATCGCGAAAGGGATGGATAGAGACAAATCGGTAGTGAGCCTCTGTTGCCGCTTCGACGGGATGCAACCGGCTTGATTCGGTTATTAACCACTGCACAAACTCTGTCATCAGCTCTGGCAACAAATAGTGCGGTGGATAGACATGCTCTGTTCCGGCAGCTTTGACATCGAGCTGGCGATACTGCCCGGCTTCAGTCGGCGCAATCTGCCGCATAATCAGCGCGTGGATCTGTCGAATTTCCCATTCGCCAATGGGAGACTCGGCCTGAGCCAGGGTTTCCACGTAATCGATCGCCTCTTTATGCCCGACCACTTCTAGATGCTCAATTAGGGTTTTGCCCCCAACCGCAATGCCCTTTGCCAGCACCAACTCGGTTTCGTTTTGCGTTAGGGTATTGCCCTCGATCGCGTTGGAGTTATAGGTAAAGCGCACGTCATACCGCTGCTTCAGCTCTGCCAGCACGGCAGGAGACAATGGCCGAAAGCTGTCGAGCCATCCTTTGAGTTGATCTAATTGAGCAAGCTGAGCAGCAATATCCATCGGCATGGCGGGCACTAGCAGTTGAGACACCAGGGCATCGATGCGCCAATGCGGATGGGCTTTGAGCAGCAGCAGCAGGGTATCAAATAGCTCCGTGGCAGTAGCCCTTTGAGACTTTACTGTGAGCGATCGCACCGTTTCCATCCATATCGTTATCCTACAGCCCTCGCCCCGTCGCTGGATGAGAACAGCCCCCAAGAATTCAGCCGGTCAACTCCAGGATTCCCCCATGGCTAAACCATGCTGTGAAGTGAACCCCACTTGGTGCTGATGGCCTTTCTGCATCGCGTGGTGAATGGGGGCGGCACCCTGGAGCGCGAGTATGCCCTAGGGACTGGCCGCATGGATCTGTGTTTACGCTATGGTCAGGTGGTCCTCGGCATCGAACTCAAGGTCTGGCGGCAGGGGCGCCCCGATCCGTTGCAGGCAGGGTTGGCCCAGCTGGATAGCTATCTGGCTCGCCTGGGGGAAGAGACTGGCTGGCTGGTGATTTTCGATCGCCGCAGTGGCATCCCCCCGATTGAGGAACGCACCACCACCGAAAGAGTCACAACCCCTGACGGACGAAGGGTTACGGTGGTGCGGGGCTAGTGGCGTTCAGCTGTCCTTGGAGCAGCCAAATGTGGCTGGAGTGACGGGCCCGGAAGGTGCTGGTCACAATCGTGAAGATGCCGGTTGGAGCGACAGCCAGCTTTTGCATCAACAACCCCTGCAGGCTGCCATGGATGCCCAAGTTAGGATCATCGGTCCCCGGTACAATGGCGGGGGCACTGAAGGTTTGACCATTATCCTCAGATAGGGTTAGCCCCAGTCCGTGAGGGCGATGTCCCCCTTCTGAAAACAGATCCCACAGCACATACAGGCGATCATTACCGTCTAGGGCAACCTCTGGAAAACTGACACTGGCAAAGTCTTGGTCGTGATGGCCAGTGATGTTTTGGGGCTGGCTGAATCTGGCGTTTCCCAACGGTAGTTGGGCATAGCGAATGTGATAGCGGCGAAAACGGCCCCTGGGGCTTTCGGCATAGACCAGATGCAGGGTTCCCCCAGAATCAATAGCAATTGCAGGGGCATCTGAATGGCCATTACTGTCGTGGACCACCTGGGGCGGGGCAAACGACCGTCTCAGGTCGTTAGAGCGGGTGACATAGATGTCGGCATTGTCATCGTCGCCTACGGCCCAGGCTAAAAATACGGTGCCATCTCCGGCTACCGCCAGGGTAGGGCCGCGAGCCGGTGCCCCCGCTTCACCGGCAGTGACGATGGTCTGGGGTGGGGAAAACCGCTTGCCGCCATCGCTGGAATAGCTGAGACGCAGATTGCCTTCGTATTCTGTCCAGGCGGCATAGAGAGCGCCCTGGGGGCCGCGGGCCAAGGCAAAACTGCCATTGCTCCAGCGTTCAGCGGAAAGGCGACCCTTCCCTGCCCCGGCTCGGGTATTTGAGAGGTTGAGGGGCTGGCTGAAGGTCTGGCCGCCATCAGTTGAGCGGGCAAAGAAAATCTCTCCTCCGTGGGAGCCGCCGGAGAAGACGATATCCTGCCACAGTAGATAGATATTCTGGGCGGCTTCACCGTGGATGATGAGTTTAGGCAGCCAGGAAAAAATACCTGGACTCCTCGATACATTGATCGGGGCACTTAGGCGGGGCTGCCCATCCGGTTCATAGATCTGTAAGAAGATGTCTTGCTCAGCCTGATTTGCCCAGGCCACCCCAACGGTGCCTGTAGCAGTGAGGGCAACTGTCGGGTCGTCAACATAGCGAAACTCAGAGGCATTCATCTGCCAGGGGCCGCGAATGGCTTCTCCCTGGGCTACCTCACGCCTAGTCTGCCAAGTAATATCAGGTGTATCAGCAGGGCTTTGCCTGCCCTGGAAATCAGTCTTGGTTACGGAGGGAGACCAGGCACAGCTGGCCGCTAGTGCGGATAGCACCAGTCCCCCTAACCTAGCGGTGGCCATGGGCCATGTCCCATCCATAGACGACTCCAGAATCGCGCGCGTTTGTTAGCCACTTCCATCTTAAAGAGCCTGACACTGTGCCCCATTACCCCTGAAATTGCTGGGCGTAGAACTGGGCGTAACGATTGCCTTGGGCCAGTAATTCATCGTGGTTGCCGGACTCTACGATTTGTCCCTGTTCTAGGACTAAGATGCGATCGGCGCGGCGTACCGTGGCCAGGCGATGGGCAATGATGAAAACGGTGCGATGGCCCTTTCGGACAGGTCTTCGACCATCGTACATCAGCCGTTCCAGAGCTTCTTGCACCAGGGCTTCTGACTCGGAATCTAGGGCCGAGGTAGCCTCATCCAGGATTAGAATCCGCGGATCCAGCAACACCGCTCGAGCGATGGCCAGACGTTGACGCTGGCCCCCAGACAGATTTACCCCCCGTTCCCCTACCCAAGTGTGATAACCCTGGGAAAACTGGCAGATAAAGTCATGGGCATTGGCGATCTTAGCTGCTGCTTGCACTGCCTCCAGATCAAATTGGCGTTGCCCGAAGGCAATATTTTGGGCGATGGTGCCAGAGAACAGGATGGTTTCCTGGGGCACGATGCCGATTTGCTGCCGCAGACTCTTCAGGGTTA
This portion of the Halomicronema hongdechloris C2206 genome encodes:
- a CDS encoding DUF4926 domain-containing protein, which produces MTANQINLLDVVALTLDLPEYGLLRGQVGTVVELLADGQAFEVEFSDRDGRTYESVGLPPEQIMVLHFEPASPNHQRTMATV
- a CDS encoding DUF2281 domain-containing protein; the encoded protein is MHPILHEIQNLPPQAQQQAIAYLTNLLQQYQHRPQRYLQQDWAGAMSAYREQYTSLSLQQETVDDWSRDVSD
- a CDS encoding CHAT domain-containing protein, whose translation is MRPAAHLLSLATLTALFIPVIQVAATQIPETFQKPQDPEQPQGNPLLLDQQPLSERQAEANRLRQQGFEQYKARQFQAARESLEQALVIYRDLEDRKREGQMLGSLGIIHSNLGQYRQAISYYEQQLLVTREIGDRVGESDALGTLSNVYQTLGDDQQAINLLEQALSVAREIGDRLREGSSLNGLGVAYKDLGNYWQAIAFYEQALAIYREIDELFGEAEVLGNLGVAYGLLGDHRQAINLHEQQLALHEQQLAITGDIYHHRGLGRALSSLGNAYYSLGNYQQAIGFYEQGLAVKRQTGDRHGEGNTLANLGRLFDAQEQPELAIVFLKASVEVRESIRSGMRDLDPDLQKSYLDTVASTYRLLADLLLQQDRIMEAQRVLDLLKVQELDDYIRGVERTSETEAGVDFLRPEETILARYDALQESAIAAGQELEDLKAIPREQRSEEQVQRIAQLTDLLDDINGDFRDFARSPEILKLIDELNFEAREASLSLNQLDRLRDELQQLNAAIFYPLILDDRLELVITVPDSPPLRRTVQVSREELNAAILEFRTALTHPGSDAETPAQQLYDWLIRPLEADLGAAGVETLIYSPDGQLRYIPLAALHDGEQWLIQQYRINNITAESLTDLTESDTPQPSILAAAYADPSLIHEPEVNGTSYTFQGLPGAGAEVATLPTETKFLDEAFSLDSVRPLMDEYSILHFATHAAFVPGVPEDSFILFGNGDTPTLRDVEDWSLNGVELVVLSACETGVGGLGNGEEILGLGYQFQVSGARAVMSSLWKVSDQGTQVLMTEFYAALGQGMTKAEALQRAQQALIANDLSLVGGGRGTIDVISTETGQPLTGNNLSHPYYWASFILIGNGL
- a CDS encoding Fic family protein — translated: METVRSLTVKSQRATATELFDTLLLLLKAHPHWRIDALVSQLLVPAMPMDIAAQLAQLDQLKGWLDSFRPLSPAVLAELKQRYDVRFTYNSNAIEGNTLTQNETELVLAKGIAVGGKTLIEHLEVVGHKEAIDYVETLAQAESPIGEWEIRQIHALIMRQIAPTEAGQYRQLDVKAAGTEHVYPPHYLLPELMTEFVQWLITESSRLHPVEAATEAHYRFVSIHPFRDGNGRTGRLLMNLLLMRAGFPIAIIPTQQRQRYLEAIIQGQRSQDDLAPLMAIVMESVRESFVETLALLATATDSRGQGKPFYEEIMEFLKTHGETRKLS
- a CDS encoding sialidase family protein gives rise to the protein MDGTWPMATARLGGLVLSALAASCAWSPSVTKTDFQGRQSPADTPDITWQTRREVAQGEAIRGPWQMNASEFRYVDDPTVALTATGTVGVAWANQAEQDIFLQIYEPDGQPRLSAPINVSRSPGIFSWLPKLIIHGEAAQNIYLLWQDIVFSGGSHGGEIFFARSTDGGQTFSQPLNLSNTRAGAGKGRLSAERWSNGSFALARGPQGALYAAWTEYEGNLRLSYSSDGGKRFSPPQTIVTAGEAGAPARGPTLAVAGDGTVFLAWAVGDDDNADIYVTRSNDLRRSFAPPQVVHDSNGHSDAPAIAIDSGGTLHLVYAESPRGRFRRYHIRYAQLPLGNARFSQPQNITGHHDQDFASVSFPEVALDGNDRLYVLWDLFSEGGHRPHGLGLTLSEDNGQTFSAPAIVPGTDDPNLGIHGSLQGLLMQKLAVAPTGIFTIVTSTFRARHSSHIWLLQGQLNATSPAPP